The Terriglobales bacterium genomic sequence AAAAGTTCTGCGTGAGATAGCCGGACGCCCGATGCTCGCCCATGTAGTCGAAGCCGCGCGCCAATGTCCTCAACTGTCCGATGTCATCGTTGCAACCGACTCCGACGAGGTGCTCTCCGTCTGCAAAAAGAACGGATGGCGCGCTGAGATGACTTCTCCCACCCATCGCAGCGGCACCGATCGTATGTGGGAGGTCGCGCAGCGAATTGCAGCCGACGTTTACCTGAATGTCCAAGGCGACGAGCCGCTGGCGCGTCCCGAGCACATCTCAGCGCTGCTGGCGCCAATGAAGGACGCGCGCGTGATGGTTTCAACCGTGAAGACGCCGTGCAGCTCCGCCGATGTAAACAATCCCAACGCCGTAAAAGTCGTAACCGATCTCGCAGGACGCGCACTCTACTTCACGCGCGCCACCGTTCCCTTCGACCGTGACAACACCGGCGCCGTGAAGCGATTCAAGCATCTGGGCTTCTACGGCTATCGCCGCGAAGCGCTGGAGAAGTTCTGTTCATGGCCCGAATCGGAACTGGAGCGTTCCGAACGTCTCGAGCAATTGCGCTTCCTGGATCATGGCGTCGAAATCTACGTC encodes the following:
- the kdsB gene encoding 3-deoxy-manno-octulosonate cytidylyltransferase, which gives rise to MRALAIIPARLASTRLPRKVLREIAGRPMLAHVVEAARQCPQLSDVIVATDSDEVLSVCKKNGWRAEMTSPTHRSGTDRMWEVAQRIAADVYLNVQGDEPLARPEHISALLAPMKDARVMVSTVKTPCSSADVNNPNAVKVVTDLAGRALYFTRATVPFDRDNTGAVKRFKHLGFYGYRREALEKFCSWPESELERSERLEQLRFLDHGVEIYVAETPYDTVGIDTEEDLKRVEQILKSKV